The following are encoded in a window of Pseudomonas graminis genomic DNA:
- a CDS encoding glucokinase codes for MTLAMVGDIGGTNARFAIWEDEQLHSIRVFATVDYASPEKALTVYLQDLELQRGDVTSICLAVAGPVTGDDFHFTNSHWKINRQAFCAELKIDHLILVNDFTAMALGMTRLKDDEYLTVRHGKGDPRGARVVIGPGTGLGVGTLIRSGEARWTAVPGEGGHVDLPIGTPREALLWMRLMATHEHVSAETILSGAGLLLLYQVSCGLDEIEPELKSPAAITSAALKGDPVASAVLEQFCVFLGRVAGNNVLTVGGRGGVYIAGGVIPRFVDFFMQSGFNKAFAEKGLMKDYFNDVPVWLVTAEYPGLMGAGVALDQYATSR; via the coding sequence GTGACATTGGCGATGGTGGGTGATATCGGCGGCACAAATGCGCGGTTTGCCATTTGGGAAGACGAGCAGTTGCATTCGATCCGCGTGTTCGCGACGGTCGATTACGCCAGTCCTGAAAAGGCCCTGACGGTCTATTTGCAGGACCTGGAATTGCAGCGCGGTGATGTCACCTCCATCTGCCTGGCCGTGGCCGGGCCGGTGACCGGCGATGATTTTCACTTCACCAACAGCCACTGGAAGATCAATAGGCAGGCATTCTGCGCCGAGCTGAAGATCGACCACCTGATCCTGGTCAACGACTTCACTGCCATGGCCCTAGGCATGACCCGCCTGAAGGACGACGAGTACCTGACCGTGCGCCATGGCAAGGGCGATCCTCGCGGCGCGCGGGTGGTGATCGGGCCAGGCACCGGCCTTGGCGTCGGCACGTTGATCCGCAGCGGCGAAGCGCGTTGGACTGCGGTGCCGGGCGAGGGCGGTCACGTTGATCTGCCGATCGGTACCCCTCGCGAAGCCCTGCTGTGGATGCGGTTGATGGCGACCCATGAGCACGTCAGCGCCGAGACCATTCTGAGTGGCGCCGGGCTGTTGCTGCTGTATCAAGTCAGCTGCGGGCTGGACGAGATCGAGCCGGAACTCAAATCCCCTGCGGCCATCACCTCGGCGGCGCTCAAGGGCGATCCGGTCGCCAGCGCGGTGCTTGAGCAGTTCTGCGTGTTCCTCGGTCGCGTGGCGGGCAATAACGTACTGACTGTCGGCGGACGCGGCGGCGTGTATATTGCCGGGGGCGTAATCCCGCGCTTCGTCGATTTCTTCATGCAGAGCGGCTTCAACAAGGCGTTCGCCGAGAAGGGCTTGATGAAGGATTACTTCAATGACGTGCCGGTCTGGCTGGTTACTGCCGAATATCCTGGCTTGATGGGCGCGGGCGTGGCGCTGGATCAATATGCGACGAGTCGCTAG
- a CDS encoding response regulator, with protein sequence MNAVSKSILVVDDDEEICELLQAYLSRSGFQVRTVGDGAEFRQAFNEEASDLLILDVMLPDEDGFSLCRWVRQHPRQPHIPIIMLTASSDEADRVIGLELGADDYMAKPFSPRELQARIKALLRRAQFGQERSGGEVLVFDEWRLDMVSHRLFHNDGEEVILSGADFALLKLFLDNPQQILDRDTIGNATRGRELMPLERIVDMAVSRLRQRLRDTGKAPRLIRTVRGSGYLLAANVLPQAGNGY encoded by the coding sequence GTGAACGCTGTCAGTAAATCGATTCTGGTGGTCGACGATGACGAGGAGATTTGCGAGTTGCTGCAAGCCTACCTGAGCCGATCCGGTTTTCAGGTGCGCACGGTCGGCGATGGGGCGGAGTTTCGTCAGGCGTTCAACGAAGAGGCCAGTGACCTGCTGATTCTCGACGTCATGCTCCCCGATGAAGACGGCTTCAGCCTGTGTCGCTGGGTCAGGCAGCATCCGCGTCAGCCGCATATTCCCATCATCATGCTCACCGCCAGCTCCGACGAGGCTGATCGCGTAATTGGTCTGGAGCTCGGCGCCGATGACTACATGGCCAAGCCCTTCAGCCCCCGTGAGCTTCAGGCCCGGATCAAAGCCCTGTTGCGCCGTGCCCAGTTCGGCCAGGAACGCAGCGGCGGTGAAGTGCTGGTGTTCGATGAATGGCGGCTGGACATGGTCAGTCATCGGCTGTTCCACAACGACGGCGAGGAGGTGATTTTGTCCGGCGCCGATTTCGCGCTGCTCAAGCTGTTCCTCGACAACCCCCAACAGATTCTCGATCGCGACACCATCGGCAACGCCACCCGTGGCCGTGAGCTGATGCCGCTGGAGCGCATCGTCGACATGGCGGTGAGCCGCCTGCGTCAGCGTTTGCGCGACACCGGCAAGGCGCCGCGATTGATCCGCACCGTGCGAGGCAGCGGTTATCTGCTGGCAGCCAATGTGCTGCCGCAAGCCGGCAACGGCTACTAG
- a CDS encoding ATP-binding protein translates to MVADRKRRLPVPRSLLGRMLLLTLLAVLLAQTLSSLIWLSQLRATQMEGLVTSARSLGFSMAASVSYFRSLPVAFRPLVLDQLRSMGGTRFFVSLNDRPLEMQVLEPTVRKTAVIDVVGQVLRQNLGADPDILVRFVRPEDLRIFNSGLRLDELPRSWAHYALTLEPVNPPVLVTQIELSPGEWLYIASLLPEPYTMLEAEGLPSQQVWFIALTSLFLLVFIGLLVHWQSGPLKRLAHAARDLSLGADVEPVVEGGGSEVVEVTRAFNTMRDRISRYLTERGQLFSAISHDLRTPITRLRLRVELLEDEQMQAKFTRDLDELELLVKGALQCVKDTDIHENIEPVDLNHALDCLIEPYLAPDGAGRVTLQGKAMSMYYGKPLALRRCMGNLIDNAIKYGDRAHLFVEDDADAFILHVEDEGPGVPEQRLEQVFEPHFRLAGKHQQGYGLGLGIARNIAHSHGGEVTLQNMREGGLRVTLYLPRGVE, encoded by the coding sequence ATGGTGGCGGACAGGAAACGTCGCTTGCCGGTGCCGCGCTCGCTGCTCGGGCGCATGTTGCTGCTGACCTTGCTCGCCGTGCTGCTGGCGCAAACCCTGTCCAGCCTGATCTGGCTCTCGCAATTGCGCGCGACGCAAATGGAAGGCCTGGTCACCAGTGCCCGCAGCCTGGGTTTTTCCATGGCGGCAAGCGTGAGTTACTTCCGCTCGCTGCCTGTTGCGTTTCGACCGCTGGTACTCGATCAACTGCGCAGCATGGGCGGCACGCGTTTCTTCGTTTCACTTAATGACCGTCCGCTGGAAATGCAAGTGCTTGAGCCCACCGTCCGCAAGACGGCTGTCATCGATGTGGTCGGTCAGGTGTTGCGGCAGAACCTCGGCGCCGACCCGGACATCCTCGTGCGTTTTGTGCGTCCCGAAGACCTGCGCATTTTCAACAGCGGCCTCAGGCTCGATGAGCTGCCACGCTCGTGGGCTCATTACGCGCTAACCCTCGAACCGGTGAATCCGCCCGTGCTGGTGACGCAGATCGAGCTGTCGCCTGGCGAATGGCTGTACATCGCCTCGCTGCTGCCTGAGCCCTACACCATGCTCGAAGCCGAAGGTCTGCCTTCTCAGCAGGTCTGGTTCATTGCCCTGACCAGTCTCTTTCTGCTGGTCTTCATCGGCCTGCTGGTGCACTGGCAGAGCGGCCCGCTCAAGCGTCTGGCTCATGCTGCGCGGGATCTGTCGCTGGGTGCCGACGTCGAGCCGGTGGTGGAGGGCGGCGGCAGTGAAGTGGTGGAAGTGACCCGGGCGTTCAACACCATGCGCGATCGCATCAGCCGTTACCTGACCGAACGCGGTCAGCTGTTCAGCGCGATTTCTCATGACTTGCGCACGCCGATCACTCGCTTGCGGCTACGCGTTGAGCTGCTCGAAGACGAACAGATGCAGGCCAAATTCACCCGCGATCTGGATGAGTTGGAGCTGCTGGTCAAAGGCGCATTGCAGTGCGTGAAGGACACCGACATTCACGAGAACATCGAGCCGGTCGACCTCAATCACGCGCTGGATTGCCTGATCGAACCCTATCTCGCCCCCGATGGCGCGGGCCGTGTCACGTTGCAGGGCAAGGCGATGTCGATGTACTACGGCAAGCCTCTGGCGCTGCGTCGCTGCATGGGCAACCTGATCGATAACGCGATCAAGTACGGCGACCGCGCGCACCTGTTCGTCGAAGACGACGCCGACGCGTTCATTCTGCACGTCGAAGACGAAGGCCCGGGCGTGCCGGAACAGCGGCTTGAGCAGGTCTTCGAGCCGCACTTCCGGCTGGCCGGCAAACACCAGCAGGGCTACGGGCTGGGTCTCGGAATTGCGCGCAACATTGCCCATAGCCATGGCGGCGAAGTGACGTTGCAGAACATGCGCGAAGGCGGGTTGCGGGTCACGCTGTATCTGCCGCGCGGCGTGGAGTAA
- a CDS encoding carbohydrate ABC transporter permease, whose translation MSSVAVFSKASPFDALQRWLPKLVLAPSMFIVLVGFYGYILWTFVLSFTNSTFLPTYKFVGLAQYARLFDNDRWWVASKNLAVFGGMFIGISMVVGVLLAVFLDQRIRREGFIRTIYLYPMALSMIVTGTAWKWLLNPGMGLDKLLRDWGWEGFRLDWLIDPDRVVYCLVIAAVWQASGFIMAMFLAGLRGVDQSIIRAAQIDGASMPKIYWKVVLPSLRPVFFSAVMILAHIAIKSFDLVAAMTAGGPGYSSDLPAMFMYSFTFSRGQMGMGSASAILMLGAILAILVPYLYSELRAKRND comes from the coding sequence ATGAGTTCTGTTGCTGTGTTCAGCAAAGCCTCGCCGTTCGATGCACTGCAGCGCTGGCTACCCAAACTGGTGCTGGCGCCCAGCATGTTCATCGTATTGGTGGGCTTCTACGGCTATATCCTGTGGACGTTCGTTCTGTCGTTCACTAACTCGACTTTCTTGCCAACTTACAAGTTTGTGGGTCTGGCGCAATACGCGCGGTTGTTCGACAACGACCGGTGGTGGGTAGCCAGCAAAAACCTCGCGGTGTTCGGTGGCATGTTCATCGGCATCAGCATGGTGGTTGGCGTGCTGCTGGCAGTCTTTCTGGATCAGCGCATCCGCCGCGAAGGTTTCATCCGCACCATCTACCTGTACCCGATGGCGCTCTCGATGATCGTCACCGGTACGGCCTGGAAATGGCTGCTCAACCCAGGCATGGGCCTGGACAAACTGCTGCGTGACTGGGGCTGGGAAGGCTTCCGCCTGGACTGGCTGATCGATCCGGACCGCGTTGTCTACTGCCTGGTGATCGCTGCGGTATGGCAGGCGTCAGGCTTCATCATGGCGATGTTTCTGGCCGGCCTTCGCGGTGTCGATCAGTCGATCATCCGTGCTGCGCAGATCGACGGCGCGAGCATGCCGAAAATCTACTGGAAGGTCGTGCTGCCAAGCCTGCGTCCGGTGTTCTTCAGTGCGGTCATGATCCTGGCGCACATCGCCATCAAGAGTTTCGACCTGGTCGCTGCCATGACGGCGGGTGGCCCGGGCTATTCGTCGGACTTGCCCGCGATGTTCATGTACTCGTTCACCTTCAGCCGTGGCCAGATGGGCATGGGTTCCGCCAGTGCGATTTTGATGCTCGGCGCAATTCTCGCCATCCTTGTCCCTTATCTGTATTCCGAGCTGAGGGCCAAGCGCAATGACTAG
- the gap gene encoding type I glyceraldehyde-3-phosphate dehydrogenase, whose translation MTLRIAINGFGRIGRNVLRALYTQGYRQDLQVVAINDLGDSEINAHLLKFDTVHGPFDGTVEHDQESLTVNGDRISVSAIRNPAELPWKSLNIDVVFECTGLFTDRTKAAAHITAGAKKVIISAPAKGADATIVYGVNHDVLRQSHQVISNASCTTNCLAPVAQVLNRELGIESGLMTTIHAYTNDQNLIDVYHTDPYRARSATQSMIPSKTGAAEAVGLVLPELAGKLTGMAVRVPVINVSLVDLTIQLKRDATAEEVNAIMKEAAQHSKILGYNTLPLVSHDFNHNPLSSIFDANHTKVSGRLLKVLAWYDNEWGFSNRMLDNCLALMNAE comes from the coding sequence ATGACTCTCCGCATCGCAATCAATGGCTTTGGCCGAATCGGCCGCAACGTCCTACGCGCACTTTATACCCAAGGCTACCGTCAGGACCTGCAAGTCGTCGCCATCAATGACTTGGGCGACAGCGAGATCAACGCCCACCTGCTTAAATTCGACACCGTCCACGGGCCATTCGACGGCACCGTCGAGCACGATCAGGAAAGTCTGACCGTCAATGGTGACCGAATTTCGGTCAGCGCCATTCGCAACCCGGCCGAGCTGCCGTGGAAATCCCTGAACATCGACGTGGTGTTCGAATGCACCGGTCTGTTCACCGACCGCACCAAGGCTGCTGCCCACATCACTGCCGGCGCCAAAAAAGTGATTATCTCGGCTCCGGCCAAAGGCGCCGATGCGACGATCGTCTACGGCGTCAACCATGACGTGCTGCGCCAGTCCCATCAGGTCATTTCCAACGCCTCCTGCACCACCAACTGCCTGGCGCCGGTTGCCCAGGTGTTGAACCGTGAGTTGGGCATCGAGAGCGGTCTGATGACCACCATCCACGCCTACACCAACGACCAGAACCTGATCGACGTCTACCACACTGATCCGTACCGCGCGCGTTCGGCTACCCAGTCGATGATTCCGAGCAAGACGGGCGCTGCTGAAGCGGTCGGCCTGGTGCTGCCGGAACTGGCGGGCAAGCTGACCGGCATGGCCGTGCGTGTGCCGGTGATCAACGTGTCGTTGGTCGACCTGACCATTCAGCTCAAGCGCGACGCGACGGCTGAAGAAGTCAACGCGATCATGAAAGAAGCGGCCCAGCATTCGAAAATCCTCGGCTACAACACCCTGCCGCTGGTTTCCCACGACTTCAATCACAACCCGCTGTCGTCCATCTTCGACGCGAACCACACCAAAGTCAGCGGTCGCCTGCTGAAGGTGCTGGCGTGGTACGACAACGAATGGGGCTTCTCCAACCGCATGCTGGATAACTGCCTGGCGTTGATGAACGCCGAGTAA
- a CDS encoding RNA polymerase sigma factor encodes MTQSHFNAVFLARRTMLLRTLQRMVRSHTTAEDLLQETYLRVTRALAERAIEHLEPFVFQTARNLALDHLRARRVHARTIIDDAPLSDIHNVVAPDTSLEDAAHANRLLESLSASLETLSPRQQKIFTLSRLHGASYLEIAEQLGVSTSTVQKELKLIMRVCLSVAARLDH; translated from the coding sequence GTGACTCAGTCGCACTTCAATGCTGTCTTTCTCGCCAGGCGAACCATGCTGTTGCGCACGCTTCAGCGCATGGTCCGCAGCCACACCACCGCCGAAGACCTGCTCCAGGAAACCTACCTGCGGGTGACCCGTGCGCTCGCCGAGCGGGCCATCGAACACCTCGAACCCTTCGTCTTCCAGACCGCGCGCAATCTGGCCCTGGATCATCTGCGCGCCCGGCGCGTTCACGCGCGCACCATCATTGACGATGCGCCCCTCAGCGATATCCATAATGTCGTCGCCCCCGACACCTCACTGGAGGATGCCGCCCACGCCAACCGTCTGCTGGAAAGTCTTAGCGCGAGCCTGGAAACCCTGTCGCCGCGGCAGCAGAAAATCTTTACCCTCAGTCGACTTCACGGCGCGAGTTATCTGGAAATCGCCGAGCAACTGGGCGTGTCCACCAGCACCGTGCAAAAAGAATTGAAGCTGATCATGAGGGTTTGCCTGAGTGTGGCCGCGCGTCTGGATCACTGA
- the edd gene encoding phosphogluconate dehydratase yields the protein MHPRVLEVTERLIARSRETRQRYLQLIRGAASDGPMRGKLQCANFAHGVAACGPEDKNSLRMMNAANIAIVSSYNDMLSAHQPYEHFPEQIKKALREIGSVGQFAGGVPAMCDGVTQGEPGMELSIASREVIAMATAVALSHNMFDGALMLGICDKIVPGLLMGSLRFGHLPTIFVPGGPMVSGISNKEKADVRQRYAEGKATREELLDSEMKSYHGPGTCTFYGTANTNQLLMEVMGLHLPGASFVNPYTPLRDALTREAAFQVTRLTKQSGDFIPLGEIVDERSLVNSIVALHATGGSTNHTLHMPAIAQCAGIQLTWQDMADLSEVVPTLSHVYPNGKADINHFQAAGGMSFLIRELLDAGLMHEDVNTVMGRGLRRYTQEPFLEEGTLVWRDGPTESLDENVLRPIARPFSAEGGLRVMEGNLGRGVMKVSAVALEHQIVEAPAKVFEDQQDLADAFKAGELECDFVAVMRFQGPRSNGMPELHKMTPFLGVLQDRGFKVALITDGRMSGASGKIPAAIHVCPEASDGGPLALLRDGDLIRVDGVKGTLQVLVEPAELAAREPAIGRLSHNVGSGRELFGFMRMAFSSAEKGASAFTSNLETLK from the coding sequence ATGCATCCCCGCGTCCTTGAGGTAACCGAACGGCTGATTGCTCGCAGCCGTGAAACCCGTCAACGCTACCTGCAATTGATCCGGGGTGCGGCGAGCGACGGGCCGATGCGCGGCAAGCTGCAATGTGCCAACTTCGCCCACGGCGTCGCGGCATGTGGTCCCGAAGACAAGAACAGCCTGCGCATGATGAATGCGGCCAACATCGCCATCGTCTCTTCCTACAACGACATGCTCTCGGCCCACCAGCCGTACGAACACTTCCCCGAACAGATCAAAAAAGCGCTGCGTGAAATCGGCTCGGTGGGGCAGTTTGCCGGTGGCGTTCCCGCCATGTGCGACGGCGTCACCCAGGGTGAGCCGGGCATGGAATTGAGTATCGCCAGCCGAGAAGTCATTGCGATGGCAACGGCGGTGGCGTTGTCCCACAACATGTTCGACGGCGCGCTGATGCTGGGCATCTGCGACAAGATTGTTCCGGGCCTGCTGATGGGCTCGCTGCGTTTCGGTCATCTGCCGACGATTTTTGTACCGGGCGGGCCGATGGTCTCGGGCATCTCCAACAAAGAGAAGGCCGACGTGCGTCAGCGCTACGCCGAAGGCAAGGCGACCCGCGAAGAGCTGCTGGACTCGGAGATGAAGTCCTATCACGGCCCGGGGACCTGCACGTTCTACGGCACGGCGAACACCAACCAGTTGCTCATGGAAGTCATGGGTCTGCATCTTCCGGGTGCCTCTTTCGTCAATCCTTACACACCGCTGCGCGATGCCCTGACACGCGAGGCGGCGTTCCAGGTCACGCGTCTGACCAAACAAAGCGGCGACTTCATCCCTCTCGGAGAGATTGTGGACGAACGTTCGCTGGTCAACTCGATTGTTGCCCTGCACGCGACGGGCGGTTCCACCAACCACACGCTGCACATGCCGGCCATTGCCCAGTGCGCTGGCATTCAGCTGACCTGGCAGGACATGGCCGACCTGTCGGAAGTCGTGCCGACCCTGTCCCACGTCTACCCGAACGGCAAGGCCGACATCAACCACTTCCAGGCCGCCGGCGGCATGTCGTTCCTGATTCGTGAACTGCTCGACGCGGGCCTGATGCATGAAGACGTCAACACGGTGATGGGCCGTGGTCTGCGTCGCTACACCCAAGAGCCGTTCCTGGAAGAAGGCACACTGGTGTGGCGCGATGGCCCAACCGAAAGCCTCGACGAAAACGTCCTGCGCCCCATCGCGCGTCCGTTTTCGGCCGAAGGCGGCCTGCGGGTGATGGAAGGCAACCTGGGCCGTGGCGTGATGAAAGTCTCCGCCGTTGCGCTGGAGCATCAGATCGTCGAAGCCCCCGCCAAAGTGTTCGAAGACCAGCAGGACCTTGCCGACGCCTTCAAGGCCGGTGAGCTGGAATGCGATTTTGTCGCGGTCATGCGCTTCCAGGGGCCGCGCTCCAACGGCATGCCGGAACTGCACAAGATGACGCCGTTTCTGGGCGTGCTGCAGGACCGTGGCTTCAAAGTGGCGCTCATTACAGACGGACGCATGTCCGGCGCCTCCGGGAAAATCCCGGCGGCTATTCACGTTTGCCCGGAAGCCTCCGACGGCGGACCGCTGGCGTTACTGCGTGATGGGGATCTCATTCGTGTCGATGGCGTGAAAGGAACGTTGCAAGTTCTGGTCGAACCGGCAGAATTGGCCGCCAGAGAGCCGGCGATCGGTCGCTTGTCCCATAACGTGGGCAGCGGCCGCGAACTGTTCGGCTTCATGCGCATGGCCTTCAGCTCGGCAGAGAAGGGCGCCAGCGCCTTTACTTCGAATCTGGAGACGCTCAAGTGA
- a CDS encoding FecR/PupR family sigma factor regulator — translation MTHAQSPRPAKANAARAAETMDQALTWLIELEIADVATYARFLEWLDADPAHREAFASAEAVWHSQAVFDAAAALATRKKRDAE, via the coding sequence TTGACGCACGCTCAATCACCCCGCCCCGCTAAAGCCAATGCAGCGCGCGCTGCCGAGACGATGGACCAGGCCCTGACCTGGCTGATCGAGCTGGAAATCGCCGATGTCGCAACATACGCGCGCTTTCTGGAATGGCTCGACGCCGATCCCGCCCACCGCGAAGCGTTTGCCAGCGCCGAGGCCGTGTGGCACTCGCAAGCCGTGTTTGATGCAGCAGCGGCGCTGGCTACGCGGAAAAAACGTGACGCCGAATAA
- a CDS encoding ABC transporter substrate-binding protein: MNSISRLAALISLASLFPLSAMAADAKGTVEVVHWWTSGGEKAAVDVLRAQVEKDGFTWKDGAVAGGGGATAMTVLKSRAVAGNPPGVAQIKGPDIQEWASTGLLDTDVLKNVSKEEKWDSLLDKKVSDTVKYDGDYVAVPVNIHRVNWLWINPEVFKKAGIEKAPTTLEEFYAAGDKLKAAGFIPLAHGGQPWQDSTVFEAVVLSVMGADGYKKALVDLDNAALTGPEMVKSLTELKKVATYMDADGKGQDWNLEAAKVINGKAGMQIMGDWAKSEWTAAKKVAGKDYECVAFPGTDKAFTYNIDSLAVFKQKDAGTAAGQQDIAKVVLGENFQKVFSINKGSIPVRNDMLADMGKYGFDSCAQTAAKDFLADAKTGGLQPSMAHNMATTLAVQGAFFDVVTNFINDPKADPADAAKKLGAAIKSAK; the protein is encoded by the coding sequence ATGAATTCGATTTCCCGTCTCGCTGCACTTATTTCCCTCGCCTCGTTGTTCCCTCTGAGCGCCATGGCGGCTGATGCCAAAGGCACCGTCGAAGTTGTGCACTGGTGGACGTCCGGTGGCGAAAAAGCCGCTGTCGATGTGCTCCGCGCGCAAGTTGAAAAAGACGGTTTCACCTGGAAAGACGGCGCTGTCGCAGGCGGCGGCGGTGCAACTGCAATGACCGTGCTAAAGAGCCGCGCCGTTGCTGGCAACCCGCCTGGCGTTGCCCAAATCAAAGGCCCGGACATTCAGGAATGGGCTTCCACCGGCCTGCTTGATACCGACGTGCTGAAAAACGTCTCCAAAGAGGAGAAGTGGGACAGCCTGCTGGACAAGAAAGTCTCCGATACCGTGAAGTACGACGGTGATTACGTGGCCGTGCCGGTGAACATCCACCGCGTCAACTGGCTGTGGATCAACCCGGAAGTCTTCAAGAAAGCCGGTATCGAAAAAGCTCCTACCACCCTCGAAGAATTCTACGCAGCGGGCGACAAGCTCAAAGCGGCAGGCTTCATCCCTCTGGCCCACGGTGGCCAACCTTGGCAGGACAGCACCGTTTTTGAAGCCGTCGTTCTCTCTGTCATGGGCGCTGACGGTTACAAGAAGGCACTGGTCGACCTCGACAACGCTGCGCTAACCGGCCCTGAAATGGTCAAGTCGCTGACCGAGCTGAAGAAAGTCGCTACCTACATGGATGCCGACGGCAAAGGCCAGGACTGGAACCTGGAAGCGGCCAAAGTCATCAACGGCAAGGCCGGCATGCAGATCATGGGTGACTGGGCCAAGAGCGAATGGACCGCCGCCAAGAAAGTCGCCGGCAAGGACTACGAGTGCGTAGCGTTCCCGGGCACCGACAAGGCGTTCACCTACAACATTGACTCCCTGGCTGTTTTCAAGCAGAAGGATGCGGGTACTGCTGCGGGTCAGCAGGACATCGCCAAGGTCGTGTTGGGTGAAAACTTCCAGAAAGTCTTCAGCATCAACAAAGGCTCGATCCCGGTTCGCAACGACATGCTGGCTGACATGGGCAAGTACGGTTTCGACTCGTGCGCCCAGACCGCAGCCAAGGATTTCCTGGCTGACGCCAAAACCGGCGGCCTGCAACCAAGCATGGCGCACAACATGGCCACCACACTGGCCGTGCAAGGCGCGTTCTTTGATGTCGTGACCAACTTCATCAACGACCCGAAAGCCGATCCGGCCGATGCGGCGAAGAAGCTGGGCGCTGCGATCAAGTCTGCCAAATAA